One window from the genome of Acidobacteriota bacterium encodes:
- a CDS encoding c-type cytochrome: MKSHESREVKLAVMVVFCTLALGYLVSQRITYAVSLPQRPQTKNPLQPTEKNIALGLDHFDAHCASCHGSTGKADIEKGRAVSAADLTSDKVQTKSDAELFRQISSGVPGTAMPAFGKTHKPAEIWHTILFLRKLPTLTPEGRKKLESAVPASARHKHGAGKGEQHEHPEAKPQQQPSTEHQHQHEAAQTQQGQKPAQPEPAHEHGKQPAQQPAKTQPPQEHHHETQPSTQQADQMKKEMPGHDMSKMGAEHAGHDMSGMMSTITGGPFRSMSAVGSGTSLMPASAPGYMWHWMKDDWMIMAHADLKAGLNHQGGPRGINKAESQNWFMLMAERDVGPGRLMLRGMFSAEPWTTPRRGFPELFQTGETFAGRPIIDAQHPHDLFMELAAAYNIRLSEHVALNFYGGPVAEPALGPTAFMHRMSAAENPAAPLGHHWQDSTHISHGVITAGVTAWRFRVESSLFHGAEPDENRKDIQKGKLDSWSGRVWFTPTPDWSMQLSYGHLVNPEALEPGNLQRLTASVSHNSSWEDGNWASSLIWGRNHELHGNSNAYLFESTANFLDRNYLYTRLELVDKQGLLEENIFGRRGLDEFHPIGNGFELGDRFEQFFRVGAFTFGGVRDIVADSKLRVGIGADVTFYHVPDGLKPIYGSSPTSFHFFLRIRPGKMKH; the protein is encoded by the coding sequence ATGAAATCGCATGAGTCGCGAGAGGTCAAGCTCGCGGTAATGGTTGTGTTTTGCACACTGGCGCTCGGGTACCTTGTATCCCAGCGGATAACGTATGCCGTCTCGCTTCCACAAAGGCCTCAGACTAAGAACCCGCTTCAACCGACTGAGAAGAACATCGCATTGGGCCTCGACCACTTTGACGCGCACTGTGCAAGCTGTCACGGCTCGACCGGCAAAGCTGATATTGAGAAGGGGAGAGCTGTAAGCGCGGCGGACCTGACTTCCGATAAAGTACAGACTAAGTCGGATGCAGAGTTATTCCGTCAGATTTCGAGCGGCGTTCCAGGTACAGCCATGCCGGCCTTTGGCAAGACTCATAAGCCGGCGGAGATTTGGCACACGATCTTGTTTCTCAGGAAGCTGCCCACGCTCACCCCCGAAGGTAGAAAGAAGCTCGAATCCGCCGTGCCAGCGAGCGCTCGCCACAAGCACGGCGCTGGGAAAGGAGAACAGCACGAGCATCCGGAAGCTAAACCGCAACAGCAGCCCTCTACTGAGCATCAGCATCAGCACGAGGCGGCTCAGACGCAGCAAGGGCAGAAGCCAGCGCAGCCTGAGCCTGCTCACGAGCATGGTAAGCAACCTGCACAACAACCCGCCAAGACACAACCACCGCAGGAACATCATCACGAAACTCAGCCTTCTACTCAGCAGGCTGACCAGATGAAGAAGGAAATGCCGGGCCACGATATGTCTAAAATGGGCGCAGAACATGCCGGGCACGACATGAGCGGAATGATGAGCACCATCACAGGGGGGCCCTTTCGTTCGATGTCGGCTGTCGGTTCGGGGACAAGCCTTATGCCCGCGAGCGCGCCAGGATATATGTGGCATTGGATGAAAGACGACTGGATGATAATGGCGCACGCCGACCTCAAGGCTGGACTCAACCATCAAGGCGGGCCTCGCGGAATAAACAAAGCTGAGTCGCAAAACTGGTTTATGCTCATGGCAGAGCGAGACGTCGGACCGGGCCGTTTGATGCTTCGAGGAATGTTCTCAGCCGAACCGTGGACTACACCCAGGCGTGGTTTTCCGGAGCTTTTCCAAACAGGAGAAACTTTCGCGGGCCGTCCGATTATCGATGCCCAACACCCACACGACCTGTTTATGGAACTCGCAGCCGCCTACAACATTCGATTGTCGGAGCATGTCGCTCTCAATTTCTACGGCGGCCCTGTTGCCGAGCCAGCACTTGGGCCGACGGCATTCATGCACCGAATGTCCGCGGCAGAGAATCCGGCGGCGCCGCTTGGACATCATTGGCAAGACTCCACGCATATCAGCCACGGTGTGATCACAGCCGGAGTGACAGCGTGGCGCTTCCGTGTAGAAAGTTCGCTGTTTCATGGCGCGGAGCCGGACGAGAACCGCAAGGACATCCAAAAGGGTAAACTCGATTCCTGGAGCGGGCGAGTCTGGTTCACACCAACGCCGGATTGGTCGATGCAGTTGTCGTATGGGCACCTGGTTAATCCAGAAGCGCTCGAACCTGGCAACCTCCAGCGGCTGACGGCCTCGGTTTCTCACAATAGCTCGTGGGAGGACGGCAACTGGGCTTCGAGTCTGATCTGGGGCCGCAATCACGAGCTACACGGTAACTCGAACGCTTACTTATTTGAATCGACAGCGAACTTCCTCGATAGGAATTACCTTTACACTCGGTTGGAGCTTGTAGATAAACAAGGGCTGCTCGAGGAGAACATATTCGGCCGCCGCGGCCTTGATGAGTTTCACCCGATAGGCAATGGCTTCGAGCTCGGCGACCGTTTCGAGCAGTTCTTCCGTGTAGGCGCGTTCACGTTTGGCGGAGTGCGCGACATCGTAGCCGATTCCAAGCTGCGAGTCGGCATCGGCGCAGACGTGACTTTCTACCACGTGCCGGATGGCTTAAAGCCAATCTACGGTTCAAGCCCGACGAGCTTTCATTTTTTCTTGCGCATCCGGCCCGGGAAGATGAAGCACTAA
- a CDS encoding efflux RND transporter periplasmic adaptor subunit has protein sequence MNQRENSEEPPARRPVALKRWVVVAVVLLAAVAIAVTWLLTRGSSPGSIAGRPVPAPTGESVPAPPGAASTGAPPRSGEMVITLSPDKLANAQLKTEVVAEQTGMPSAGAAGIRTTGTVQSNAYKEVPVFPIAGGIVRQINIELGNKVNRGQTLATIFSSELADAEAAYLKMAAEVEEHHKHHTRTIDLVEIGAASREELEQATSMKKTAEASLASARERLILLGLSEKQIEELRTAQKFPKPLIAVESPASGTVVGRAVNTGEVVMQGKEMFRVADLSSVWVIAQIYERDFQTVNVATPAVITTSAYPGRTFNGRVSYIDPRVDPQTRTAQVRVELANPREVLRLGMFVDVNFSGGVQAAPGGQTVLAVPRSAVQTIGAKQIVYVVTDRPGSFVQREVSTGQEVNGMLPVYNGVSAGERVVTEGSFLLRAESLKLNPAQSAATASAASGEPVNQAQAATRAPQQEAGVQAVTVKVTGEGFQPDRINLRQGIPARLTFVREIEETCATSIVIPEFNIKQDLPFKEPVVLEFRPTKAGVFDFTCGMKMLSGKIVVR, from the coding sequence ATGAATCAACGTGAGAACTCAGAGGAGCCGCCGGCTCGGCGCCCGGTCGCGCTCAAGCGATGGGTTGTAGTCGCGGTGGTGCTGTTGGCTGCGGTCGCGATCGCGGTGACGTGGTTGCTCACGCGTGGATCGAGTCCGGGTTCAATCGCCGGACGCCCGGTTCCCGCACCGACAGGAGAATCCGTTCCAGCGCCGCCCGGTGCGGCGTCAACCGGGGCCCCGCCCCGTTCCGGCGAGATGGTGATCACGCTGTCTCCTGACAAACTCGCGAACGCCCAGCTAAAAACCGAAGTCGTCGCCGAGCAAACGGGCATGCCTTCCGCGGGCGCCGCCGGAATTCGAACAACCGGAACTGTTCAATCGAACGCGTACAAAGAAGTGCCCGTCTTTCCAATCGCGGGCGGCATCGTCAGGCAGATCAACATTGAGCTTGGTAATAAGGTGAATCGAGGGCAGACGCTCGCAACGATTTTCAGCAGTGAGCTGGCGGACGCGGAGGCGGCTTACTTGAAGATGGCCGCTGAGGTTGAAGAGCACCACAAGCATCACACGCGCACGATCGACCTTGTCGAGATTGGCGCGGCGAGCCGGGAAGAACTCGAGCAAGCCACTTCGATGAAGAAGACCGCAGAGGCGAGTCTCGCCTCCGCGCGAGAGCGGTTGATTCTGCTCGGCCTGAGCGAGAAACAGATCGAGGAGCTTCGCACTGCACAGAAGTTCCCAAAGCCGCTTATCGCCGTTGAGTCTCCCGCTTCCGGGACTGTGGTCGGACGCGCGGTCAACACCGGCGAGGTTGTCATGCAGGGCAAGGAGATGTTTCGAGTTGCGGACTTGTCGTCAGTGTGGGTGATCGCACAAATTTATGAGAGGGACTTCCAGACGGTCAACGTCGCGACGCCGGCGGTCATAACAACCTCGGCTTATCCGGGGCGGACCTTCAACGGGCGCGTTTCTTACATCGATCCGCGAGTCGATCCGCAAACACGGACGGCTCAGGTTCGCGTCGAGTTGGCGAATCCAAGAGAAGTGCTTCGGCTAGGGATGTTCGTAGACGTGAACTTCAGCGGCGGGGTTCAAGCTGCGCCGGGCGGGCAAACAGTTCTGGCTGTGCCTCGCTCTGCGGTTCAGACCATCGGAGCAAAGCAAATCGTCTACGTGGTAACCGATCGGCCGGGTTCATTCGTGCAGCGCGAAGTCTCGACCGGACAAGAAGTCAACGGCATGCTGCCCGTGTACAACGGTGTGAGTGCGGGCGAGCGAGTCGTGACCGAAGGAAGCTTTCTGCTTCGCGCTGAGAGCTTGAAGCTGAATCCTGCTCAGTCAGCGGCGACGGCTTCCGCGGCTTCGGGCGAACCAGTCAACCAGGCACAAGCCGCGACTCGCGCGCCGCAACAAGAAGCCGGCGTCCAGGCTGTCACAGTGAAGGTGACCGGTGAGGGCTTTCAGCCTGACCGGATCAACCTGAGGCAAGGCATTCCCGCGCGATTGACCTTCGTGCGAGAGATTGAAGAGACGTGCGCCACGTCGATCGTGATCCCGGAGTTCAACATCAAACAGGATCTGCCGTTCAAGGAACCCGTGGTGCTCGAGTTTAGACCCACCAAGGCGGGCGTGTTCGACTTCACCTGCGGAATGAAGATGCTCAGCGGGAAGATCGTGGTGCGTTGA
- a CDS encoding TolC family protein has product MKVLTRSTVAALLLILSTTAALPQSMTEGLVFLAKSPKRIEPAEPRSMYSQYIDAVNGLTADALVRYALAHNGELAAARQMIAEARGRLRQAGLKANPMIEASGTRAANTPDNKLMVGAELPLELGGRRSARVVVATAELQVREAEVADFERKLAADARMKYSDAIAAARNLKFTEDLLTLTRDSHRLVHARVESGKTAPLEQNLLLVELNRVDAMRIGFESRAEVAILELKKVIGMPAGEPLRLRGEFDTTRQPVTQSDAVRNALATRPDLSAARAAEKLASAQIEQARAEGKADASIFAGYERMSSGFDVFGFNDAGARVPVMGVFHNLTFGVRLSLPVRNKNEGNVEAALASAEAARSRREFAELVVRNEVASAYARFERAQSALAVYRDGVRGQAERNLDVIRQTYTLGQKTALDYVSEQRRFIEVETGYTEVLKEYFNSLVELERAAGTPVPSA; this is encoded by the coding sequence ATGAAAGTTTTAACTAGATCAACTGTAGCGGCGTTGTTGCTGATACTCTCGACGACAGCAGCGCTTCCGCAATCAATGACCGAAGGATTAGTGTTCCTGGCAAAGTCGCCAAAGAGGATCGAGCCCGCCGAGCCGCGCTCGATGTACTCGCAATACATCGACGCGGTGAACGGGCTCACGGCGGATGCGCTTGTTCGTTACGCGCTCGCGCACAACGGTGAGCTTGCGGCCGCGAGGCAGATGATCGCCGAAGCGCGAGGGCGGCTTCGCCAGGCCGGGCTCAAAGCAAACCCGATGATCGAAGCCAGCGGGACACGCGCGGCCAATACTCCCGACAACAAGCTCATGGTCGGAGCGGAGCTGCCGCTCGAGCTTGGCGGTCGGCGAAGCGCGAGAGTCGTCGTCGCAACGGCCGAGCTTCAAGTGCGCGAAGCCGAGGTAGCCGATTTCGAGCGCAAGCTGGCAGCCGACGCGCGAATGAAGTATTCCGATGCCATAGCCGCCGCTCGCAATCTGAAATTCACCGAAGACTTGCTCACGCTCACCCGCGACTCGCATCGCCTCGTTCACGCGCGCGTCGAGAGCGGCAAGACCGCGCCGCTCGAGCAGAACCTGTTGCTGGTCGAGTTGAATCGAGTTGACGCGATGCGAATCGGCTTCGAGAGTCGCGCTGAAGTAGCGATACTCGAGCTTAAAAAAGTCATAGGCATGCCGGCAGGCGAACCGTTGCGGTTGCGCGGTGAGTTCGACACAACACGCCAACCAGTCACGCAGAGCGATGCGGTGCGAAACGCGCTCGCAACCCGGCCTGATCTGTCGGCTGCGCGCGCGGCTGAGAAGCTCGCCTCGGCGCAGATCGAACAAGCGCGAGCTGAAGGCAAAGCCGACGCAAGCATCTTCGCCGGCTACGAGCGAATGAGCAGCGGCTTCGATGTCTTTGGCTTCAACGACGCCGGGGCGCGCGTTCCAGTGATGGGTGTCTTCCACAATCTCACTTTTGGAGTGCGGTTGAGCCTGCCGGTGCGAAACAAGAACGAGGGCAACGTCGAAGCAGCGCTCGCATCCGCCGAAGCCGCGCGCAGCCGCCGCGAATTCGCCGAGCTTGTTGTTCGCAACGAAGTGGCCTCTGCGTACGCGCGTTTCGAGCGAGCTCAGTCTGCGCTTGCAGTCTATCGCGACGGCGTTCGCGGCCAGGCCGAGCGCAATCTCGACGTGATCCGCCAGACTTACACGCTTGGCCAGAAGACAGCGCTCGACTACGTCAGCGAGCAGAGACGTTTCATCGAAGTCGAGACCGGATACACCGAGGTGCTTAAGGAATACTTCAACTCGCTCGTCGAGCTCGAGCGCGCAGCGGGAACGCCAGTTCCTTCCGCGTGA